TAATATAACAATGAATTCAGCTACGATTAGTTGGGATAGTGACGAATTGAGCGACAGTGAGGTTGAATATGGCTTGGATACGAATTATGGAAGCAGTACGCCATTGGATGTGAATTTAGTAACAAGTCATAATGTGAACTTGGCGGGTTTATTGGTGAAGACAACGTATCATTTTCGAGTAAAATCGAAGGATGGGAATGGTAATTCAACAATATCGAATGATTTTAATTTTACAACTTCATCTGAGATTGGTTCATCATTTGATGTGACGATGGAGGCTGAAGATATGCCAATCAAGACGGGGGTAGGTACGGCAAATGGCCCTGGTTGGGCCTTATGGTCGAACGGAATTGTGGCTGAAGAGGTTGTTTTTCCAGGAAATTATGACTTTGAATTTACACTGCATGCGAAAGGAAATTTCATCAATAGCGAATGGACTAAGGCAGAGATTCGAATTGATCAGGTTTCAAAAAGCATAATAGAAGTTAACAGCTCCGAATATACTGATTTTAAAGTGATATTGCCTGTTACTGGTGGTGTGCATGAGGTAGCGATTGCGTTTATTAATGATTATAACGCAAATGGACAGGATCGAAATTTATGGGTGGATTGGCTCCGAATTATGGGAGGTGAAACCGCGGATGATTCATCTGGAGTAGTACCTGCGCCAAATATCACGGATGTTGTATTAATTGACCTTCAGACAATTCGAGTTTCTTTCTCTCAAAAAATGAATGGATCATCAGTTACTAAAAAGGAAAATTATTCAATTGAACCTTCAGTTCAAATTCTTTCAATCGATTTAGATGCATCCCAGGTGTTCGTAACTTTGACAACCAGCATTCACCAGGAAGAAGTTGATTATACATTAACAGTGCAAAATGTTAGTAATTCTTCTGATATTGCAATGGAAAGTCCTTATTCCAAAACTTATCGATTTTTGGGTGTTAACCCTCCATTGGAAGAAGCGCCACCCACAATAACAGATGTTTTACTGCTTAATCGTCAGTCAATTCGCATTTCTTTC
The sequence above is drawn from the candidate division KSB1 bacterium genome and encodes:
- a CDS encoding fibronectin type III domain-containing protein — its product is MSKKYLKYVLVLFVLIVSNAQAENVTVSWDANTESDLLGYKIYYGTSSGSYSQVIDVGNVIEFQVNNLSAGSYFFVVTAYDNSYNESDYSAEVAFTIIEVPDNRPPQISNVLINNITMNSATISWDSDELSDSEVEYGLDTNYGSSTPLDVNLVTSHNVNLAGLLVKTTYHFRVKSKDGNGNSTISNDFNFTTSSEIGSSFDVTMEAEDMPIKTGVGTANGPGWALWSNGIVAEEVVFPGNYDFEFTLHAKGNFINSEWTKAEIRIDQVSKSIIEVNSSEYTDFKVILPVTGGVHEVAIAFINDYNANGQDRNLWVDWLRIMGGETADDSSGVVPAPNITDVVLIDLQTIRVSFSQKMNGSSVTKKENYSIEPSVQILSIDLDASQVFVTLTTSIHQEEVDYTLTVQNVSNSSDIAMESPYSKTYRFLGVNPPLEEAPPTITDVLLLNRQSIRISFSQKMNGSSVTKKENYSIEPSVQILSIDLDASQVFVTLTTSIHQEEVDY